From Anopheles coluzzii chromosome 3, AcolN3, whole genome shotgun sequence, the proteins below share one genomic window:
- the LOC120959656 gene encoding uncharacterized protein LOC120959656 isoform X1 codes for MKPSTNVKVLATLFLLQMTFLMPFSQAYVYIIPNAKSQVQEGSCYDESLKINVPVNEVRQRTGKCESMSCSDDYSLHVAGCGSIAVGPGMIITPTDYSKPYPDCCPHPALSAENVV; via the exons ATGAAGCCGTCAACCAACGTTAAAGTGCTAGCCacattatttttgttgcaaatgaCCTTCCTAATGCCGTTTTCTCAGGCCTATGTGTACATCATTCCCAATGCAAAAAGCCAAG ttcaGGAAGGTAGCTGCTACGACGAATCGCTAAAAATAAATGTTCCTGTAAATGAGGTTCGACAGCGTACAGGAAAATGCGAATCCATGAGCTGCAGTGATGATTATTCACTTCATGTTGCTGG ATGTGGCAGTATTGCGGTTGGGCCTGGAATGATAATAACTCCTACAGACTATTCAAAACCGTATCCAGATTGTTGCCCGCACCCGGCATTGAGTGCAGAAAATGtggtttaa
- the LOC120956925 gene encoding uncharacterized protein LOC120956925 isoform X2 — protein sequence MAAEENGTNAINTVVGPDDDPMRDPTRWEKFCQRHGINPNLIMLKITLFVMYGATSSLLPYLTIHMQSTGLTVEEIAIIYLALPFTTFLSPPITGFLVDKFGRYKPVVIMSLLLNALFHHSLLLIPQQEIPGKLPEAYVMRHPGTGNVEVWWSPCPSRECPEEEEIDIVVDQCLDHCLLQEQNPKIELAPPPTDLPLVVTPIGDEPNDPKDDLDLYVRNKGKGNKNKTADVLSSTSSSSSTTELYMDKSLLKETPEESEESEEGWVVAGSGDSAFIVLDMHPDLGEPIEQLGMEIEHDDNATVTDFKTRFGVALLWQQGVNVTALEEEDLRCGGLVMTSNMTLNSNIKLSEWAADCMVQRCRFRRNGPDICPPDYKESDDKIFWIYFLLRFLATTMLSAGVTIMDPIALTMIEKYGGDFGRERLFSSIGMAIFSPITGVLIDLFSKDLGYTDYSAAFYTYDILLIISSVTVFLMPLGEKLPADNVFKDLLNLLKLKHVIIFIWFLFLLGNFWGFIESFLFLYLKELGAPNYLLGITITVGTVSSIPFLYGAGRITKIVGHVNLIVIAFIAHACRLVGYSFIENAWWCFPFEAMEALSCHLMWVAAATYCALLAPKNLLATLIGVLGMAHFSLGRGSGSFFGGFLIGEVGTREAFRYMGLVAVAGGLAYKFIHSIWLRKYDNPDADDEAVEKGEAEKLYTDGDEPKTKDQGTSMSQERLSLMIKYNQIGSLTSLPRGSRGDVNDVFSKRRSSYNIEFVRAQKGGGSASKVDLLKSAVDINHKASHQHLRKEGKASDQSLNSKRADSAPRLNQSKNISQPILSAVVDEETEQRDSITEGEEENYKLELSKKASRGHVLNDIPEKTVEAVDTAAATPPVTQVVEGTDTTTTTTTTTTTPSIADDHTTANAS from the exons ATGGCAGCAGAAGAAAATGGTACCAATGCCATCAACACCGTCGTAGGGCCGGACGATGATCCGATGCGTGATCCAACACGCTGGGAGAAGTTCTGCCAGCGTCATGGAATCAATCCGAATCTGATTATGCTGAAGATTACATTGTTCGTTATGTACGGCG CCACCTCCTCGCTGCTACCGTACCTGACCATCCACATGCAAAGTACCGGCTTGACGGTAGAGGAAATCGCAATCATCTACTTGGCGCTACCGTTCACCACGTTCCTAAGTCCACCGATCACCG GATTCCTGGTGGACAAGTTCGGACGGTACAAACCAGTTGTCATCATGAGTTTGCTTTTAAATGCATTATTTCACCattcgctgctgctgatccCGCAGCAGGAAATACCTGGCAAGCTACCGGAAGCGTACGTAATGAGACATCCCGGCACGGGAAATGTAGAG GTTTGGTGGTCACCCTGCCCCAGCCGCGAGTGCCCAGAGGAGGAAGAAATTGATATCGTCGTCGACCAGTGTTTGGACCATTGTTTGCTGCAGGAACAGAACCCGAAGATCGAGTtggcaccaccaccgaccgatCTACCACTCGTCGTCACGCCGATTGGTGATGAACCGAACGATCCGAAGGACGACCTCGATCTATACGTGCGTAACAAGGGTAAAGgcaacaagaacaaaacaGCGGACGTACTTAGTAGCACTAGCAGTAGTTCGAGCACTACCGAGCTGTACATGGACA aatcaTTACTTAAAGAGACACCCGAAGaatcagaggaaagtgaggaAGGGTGGGTGGTGGCGGGCAGTGGCGATTCGGCGTTTATCGTACTCGACATGCACCCCGATCTGGGCGAACCGATCGAACAGTTGGGTATGGAAATCGAGCATGATGACAATGCTACGGTGACCGACTTTAAGACGCGCTTTGGTGTGGCCTTGCTCTGGCAGCAGGGCGTCAATGTTACCGCACTCGAGGAGGAGGATCTTCGCTGCGGTGGGCTAGTAATGACATCGAACATGACGCTCAACAGCAATATCAAGCTGTCGGAGTGGGCCGCTGACTGTATGGTGCAGCGTTGTCGATTCCGCCGAAACGGTCCCGATATCTGCCCGCCGGACTACAAGGAGAGCGACGATAAGATCTTTTGGATATACTTTCTTCTGCGCTTCCTGGCAACGACCATGCTGTCAGCGGGCGTCACCATAATGGACCCAATCGCACTAACCATGATCGAGAAGTATGGTGGAGACTTTGGTCGTGAGCGGCTGTTCTCCAGCATCGGTATGGCTATCTTCTCGCCAATCACCGGTGTGCTGATCGATCTGTTCTCGAAGGATCTGGGTTACACGGACTACTCGGCAGCATTCTACACGTATGACATATTGCTGATAATCTCCTCGGTAACGGTGTTCTTGATGCCACTCGGGGAGAAACTGCCGGCGGATAATGTGTTCAAGGATTTACTGAATCTGCTGAAGCTAAAGCACGTGATCATCTTCATTTGGTTCCTGTTCTTGTTGGGCAACTTTTGGGGCTTCATCGAGAGCTTCCTGTTCCTGTACCTCAAGGAGCTTGGAGCTCCCAACTACTTGCTAG GCATTACCATCACCGTTGGTACGGTGAGCAGCATACCCTTCCTGTACGGCGCTGGACGCATCACAAAAATTGTGGGACACGTCAACCTCATCGTGATTGCTTTCATCGCACACGCCTGCCGCCTAGTGGGCTATTCGTTTATTGA GAACGCATGGTGGTGCTTTCCGTTCGAAGCGATGGAAGCGCTTTCTTGTCACCTGATGTGGGTTGCTGCCGCAACTTACTGTGCGCTGCTGGCTCCGAAAAATCTGTTGGCCACACTGATCGGTGTGCTGGGTATGGCTCACTTCAGTCTGGGCCGTGGCAGTGGCTCCTTCTTTGGCGGATTTCTGATCGGTGAGGTTGGCACACGCGAAGCATTCCGATACATGGGCCTGGTAGCGGTGGCTGGTGGACTTGCTTACAAATTCATACATTCAATCTGGTTGCGTAAATATGACAATCCT GACGCCGACGATGAAGCCGTGGAAAAGGGTGAAGCCGAAAAGCTGTACACCGATGGTGACGAGCCGAAGACGAAAGATCAAGGTACATCGATGTCGCAGGAGCGCCTATCGCTCATGATAAAGTACAACCAGATAGGAAGCCTCACGTCCTTACCGCGTGGCTCAAGA GGTGACGTGAACGATGTCTTTTCCAAACGACGCAGCAGCTACAACATTGAGTTCGTACGCGCTCAAAAGGGTGGTGGTAGTGCTTCGAAG GTGGATCTACTGAAGTCAGCGGTCGACATTAACCACAAGGCATCCCATCAACATCTGCGCAAGGAAGGTAAAGCGTCCGATCAGTCACTCAACTCGAAACGTGCCGACAGTGCACCACGTTTGAATCAATCGAAGAACATCTCGCAACCGATCCTAAGTGCGGTAGTGGACGAG GAAACTGAACAACGCGACTCGATCACCGAGGGAGAGGAAGAGAACTATAAGCTAGAGCTCAGCAAGAAAGCTTCCCGTGGCCATGTGCTCAATGACATCCCCGAAAAGACGGTGGAAGCGGTAGACACCGCTGCAGCTACGCCACCGGTGACTCAGGTGGTCGAGGGCACggacacaactaccaccactaccaccaccaccaccactccgAGCATAGCAGATGATCACACGACAGCCAATGCTTCTTGA
- the LOC120956925 gene encoding uncharacterized protein LOC120956925 isoform X1 yields MAAEENGTNAINTVVGPDDDPMRDPTRWEKFCQRHGINPNLIMLKITLFVMYGATSSLLPYLTIHMQSTGLTVEEIAIIYLALPFTTFLSPPITGFLVDKFGRYKPVVIMSLLLNALFHHSLLLIPQQEIPGKLPEAYVMRHPGTGNVEVWWSPCPSRECPEEEEIDIVVDQCLDHCLLQEQNPKIELAPPPTDLPLVVTPIGDEPNDPKDDLDLYVRNKGKGNKNKTADVLSSTSSSSSTTELYMDKSLLKETPEESEESEEGWVVAGSGDSAFIVLDMHPDLGEPIEQLGMEIEHDDNATVTDFKTRFGVALLWQQGVNVTALEEEDLRCGGLVMTSNMTLNSNIKLSEWAADCMVQRCRFRRNGPDICPPDYKESDDKIFWIYFLLRFLATTMLSAGVTIMDPIALTMIEKYGGDFGRERLFSSIGMAIFSPITGVLIDLFSKDLGYTDYSAAFYTYDILLIISSVTVFLMPLGEKLPADNVFKDLLNLLKLKHVIIFIWFLFLLGNFWGFIESFLFLYLKELGAPNYLLGITITVGTVSSIPFLYGAGRITKIVGHVNLIVIAFIAHACRLVGYSFIENAWWCFPFEAMEALSCHLMWVAAATYCALLAPKNLLATLIGVLGMAHFSLGRGSGSFFGGFLIGEVGTREAFRYMGLVAVAGGLAYKFIHSIWLRKYDNPDADDEAVEKGEAEKLYTDGDEPKTKDQGTSMSQERLSLMIKYNQIGSLTSLPRGSRGDVNDVFSKRRSSYNIEFVRAQKGGGSASKVDLLKSAVDINHKASHQHLRKEGKASDQSLNSKRADSAPRLNQSKNISQPILSAVVDEDLPSSVLSRHRKKHHQSGILVVKACSQDGDLDLRNYLRETEQRDSITEGEEENYKLELSKKASRGHVLNDIPEKTVEAVDTAAATPPVTQVVEGTDTTTTTTTTTTTPSIADDHTTANAS; encoded by the exons ATGGCAGCAGAAGAAAATGGTACCAATGCCATCAACACCGTCGTAGGGCCGGACGATGATCCGATGCGTGATCCAACACGCTGGGAGAAGTTCTGCCAGCGTCATGGAATCAATCCGAATCTGATTATGCTGAAGATTACATTGTTCGTTATGTACGGCG CCACCTCCTCGCTGCTACCGTACCTGACCATCCACATGCAAAGTACCGGCTTGACGGTAGAGGAAATCGCAATCATCTACTTGGCGCTACCGTTCACCACGTTCCTAAGTCCACCGATCACCG GATTCCTGGTGGACAAGTTCGGACGGTACAAACCAGTTGTCATCATGAGTTTGCTTTTAAATGCATTATTTCACCattcgctgctgctgatccCGCAGCAGGAAATACCTGGCAAGCTACCGGAAGCGTACGTAATGAGACATCCCGGCACGGGAAATGTAGAG GTTTGGTGGTCACCCTGCCCCAGCCGCGAGTGCCCAGAGGAGGAAGAAATTGATATCGTCGTCGACCAGTGTTTGGACCATTGTTTGCTGCAGGAACAGAACCCGAAGATCGAGTtggcaccaccaccgaccgatCTACCACTCGTCGTCACGCCGATTGGTGATGAACCGAACGATCCGAAGGACGACCTCGATCTATACGTGCGTAACAAGGGTAAAGgcaacaagaacaaaacaGCGGACGTACTTAGTAGCACTAGCAGTAGTTCGAGCACTACCGAGCTGTACATGGACA aatcaTTACTTAAAGAGACACCCGAAGaatcagaggaaagtgaggaAGGGTGGGTGGTGGCGGGCAGTGGCGATTCGGCGTTTATCGTACTCGACATGCACCCCGATCTGGGCGAACCGATCGAACAGTTGGGTATGGAAATCGAGCATGATGACAATGCTACGGTGACCGACTTTAAGACGCGCTTTGGTGTGGCCTTGCTCTGGCAGCAGGGCGTCAATGTTACCGCACTCGAGGAGGAGGATCTTCGCTGCGGTGGGCTAGTAATGACATCGAACATGACGCTCAACAGCAATATCAAGCTGTCGGAGTGGGCCGCTGACTGTATGGTGCAGCGTTGTCGATTCCGCCGAAACGGTCCCGATATCTGCCCGCCGGACTACAAGGAGAGCGACGATAAGATCTTTTGGATATACTTTCTTCTGCGCTTCCTGGCAACGACCATGCTGTCAGCGGGCGTCACCATAATGGACCCAATCGCACTAACCATGATCGAGAAGTATGGTGGAGACTTTGGTCGTGAGCGGCTGTTCTCCAGCATCGGTATGGCTATCTTCTCGCCAATCACCGGTGTGCTGATCGATCTGTTCTCGAAGGATCTGGGTTACACGGACTACTCGGCAGCATTCTACACGTATGACATATTGCTGATAATCTCCTCGGTAACGGTGTTCTTGATGCCACTCGGGGAGAAACTGCCGGCGGATAATGTGTTCAAGGATTTACTGAATCTGCTGAAGCTAAAGCACGTGATCATCTTCATTTGGTTCCTGTTCTTGTTGGGCAACTTTTGGGGCTTCATCGAGAGCTTCCTGTTCCTGTACCTCAAGGAGCTTGGAGCTCCCAACTACTTGCTAG GCATTACCATCACCGTTGGTACGGTGAGCAGCATACCCTTCCTGTACGGCGCTGGACGCATCACAAAAATTGTGGGACACGTCAACCTCATCGTGATTGCTTTCATCGCACACGCCTGCCGCCTAGTGGGCTATTCGTTTATTGA GAACGCATGGTGGTGCTTTCCGTTCGAAGCGATGGAAGCGCTTTCTTGTCACCTGATGTGGGTTGCTGCCGCAACTTACTGTGCGCTGCTGGCTCCGAAAAATCTGTTGGCCACACTGATCGGTGTGCTGGGTATGGCTCACTTCAGTCTGGGCCGTGGCAGTGGCTCCTTCTTTGGCGGATTTCTGATCGGTGAGGTTGGCACACGCGAAGCATTCCGATACATGGGCCTGGTAGCGGTGGCTGGTGGACTTGCTTACAAATTCATACATTCAATCTGGTTGCGTAAATATGACAATCCT GACGCCGACGATGAAGCCGTGGAAAAGGGTGAAGCCGAAAAGCTGTACACCGATGGTGACGAGCCGAAGACGAAAGATCAAGGTACATCGATGTCGCAGGAGCGCCTATCGCTCATGATAAAGTACAACCAGATAGGAAGCCTCACGTCCTTACCGCGTGGCTCAAGA GGTGACGTGAACGATGTCTTTTCCAAACGACGCAGCAGCTACAACATTGAGTTCGTACGCGCTCAAAAGGGTGGTGGTAGTGCTTCGAAG GTGGATCTACTGAAGTCAGCGGTCGACATTAACCACAAGGCATCCCATCAACATCTGCGCAAGGAAGGTAAAGCGTCCGATCAGTCACTCAACTCGAAACGTGCCGACAGTGCACCACGTTTGAATCAATCGAAGAACATCTCGCAACCGATCCTAAGTGCGGTAGTGGACGAG GACCTGCCGTCGTCTGTGCTGTCACGCCACAGGAAAAAGCACCATCAGAGCGGCATTCTGGTCGTGAAGGCCTGCAGCCAGGACGGGGATTTGGATCTGCGCAATTATTTGCGG GAAACTGAACAACGCGACTCGATCACCGAGGGAGAGGAAGAGAACTATAAGCTAGAGCTCAGCAAGAAAGCTTCCCGTGGCCATGTGCTCAATGACATCCCCGAAAAGACGGTGGAAGCGGTAGACACCGCTGCAGCTACGCCACCGGTGACTCAGGTGGTCGAGGGCACggacacaactaccaccactaccaccaccaccaccactccgAGCATAGCAGATGATCACACGACAGCCAATGCTTCTTGA